Below is a window of Patescibacteria group bacterium DNA.
CAATGCTGCCATATCCCCGTCTTCATAAGCCTTCAAATCTGACGACCGAATGGCTATAGATTCGATAATTCCTATGGCCGCCATGAGCGTTACCAAGAACGAACCGCCATAGCTCATAAACGGAAGTCCGATGCCGGTAATGGGCAATAAACCGATATTCATACCTACATGAACGGCGATATGCCCTACAAGCAAAAAGCATACGCCCAAACCAAAAAGCTTTGAGAAATTATCAGGCGACATCATACTGATGTGTAAAATACGCCAAAAGAGCAGTGAAAATGAAAGAAATACAAGCACAATACCCACGAAGCCCCACTCCTCGGCAAATGCGGCAAACATAAAATCAGTCTCTGATTCGGGCAAAAAGTTGAGACGCGACTGCGTACCGTACCCGACACCCTTGCCCCACAACTCGCCCGAACCCACCGCGATCATTGCCTGAATTGCATGATACCCGGATTTTTTTGGATCATTTTCCGGATTGAAAAAAGCGACTACGCGTGTTTTCTGGTATGGCTGAAGTACAAAAAACCACCCGACAGCGGCAACGACAATACCAAGCCCTACGAACAAGACGATGTGACGCA
It encodes the following:
- the rodA gene encoding rod shape-determining protein RodA, translating into MQVLRRFDWLLIWGIVPLLFFGLLTMKSLSGNDYFFWRQLIWIAISTGVMLFCAFIDWRTLKSSAAILGLYAFGVGLLTLLAIAGFATRGAQSWFYIGGVAFEPVEPVKLFLILVFAKYFSRRYVEIALFRHIVISFLYLIVPMTLVFLHPDFGSSAILFFIWIAMLLFSGLTMRHIVLFVGLGIVVAAVGWFFVLQPYQKTRVVAFFNPENDPKKSGYHAIQAMIAVGSGELWGKGVGYGTQSRLNFLPESETDFMFAAFAEEWGFVGIVLVFLSFSLLFWRILHISMMSPDNFSKLFGLGVCFLLVGHIAVHVGMNIGLLPITGIGLPFMSYGGSFLVTLMAAIGIIESIAIRSSDLKAYEDGDMAALTS